GCAGAGGTCATAATCAATGAACTTACAGAAGGAGAGACATACCGCGTGGGTGCAGTCAATCCTGAAGTCACATTAAAGTCCTTTGGATTGTTATAATCCAAAAATAACAATTTAATCTTTTTTTATACGGAAATTACGGTTATAGTGCACTGCATAATGTTTCCGTATAATTGGAATGCAGCGGAGATTATTCCAAAATATCCACTTATACAGCACACAATAGTAATATGCAAACTTTCCGGACCATTCCGGAAAGTTCTGCATTATATTATTCGATTGTGCCTTTCCGCTTATTTTGTACCGGAATTTCCATTAAATATCGGTTTCGCCAAAAGAGAGATGGTTATTCAGAGATTTTCCAGGATGTCCTGGTAACTGCTGACGGTCTTTTCATAACTGCCCATAATTTTGGCTGCGACCGCCGGATATACAAGGGGATCGATCTCAACAGCCTTCTGGTATGCCTCTACCGCCTTTCTGTGTGACTCAAACGATGATATATCCATTCTCTTAACAGAAGAATCCCTCTCTGAAGGTATTTTTCCAAGTTCTTTGTACATATCCTTAAGCTGTCCCTGATCATATAGGGACTTGAACAGATAGGCGTCCCCAAGACCGATCCAGGCCTTTGAATCTGAAGGATTTGCCTCAATTACTGAGTTATAACAGGCAATCGCCTCATCATATCTCTGAAGTTTTAAAAGCACGGAACCTTTTTCATAATATGAACAGGATACCCCATCCGCCCCGGATGTAACCGCATCCGCAGACGGGAGATCATACATGGAAACGATCACCTCATAGGCCTCCACACATTCAGCGAGGTTCCCTGACTTTAAATCTAATTCAGCAAGTTTGTACAGATCACTCTTATCTGTTGAGGCACCCTTGTCTGCAATAATATATTTCTGCATCTCTGATGCCAGTTCATACTCTTCAAGACCGGAGAGTGCGTCAACCTTCAGCTCACGCGCCTCAAGATTTGAAGAATCAGCTTCCAAAACCCAGTCTGTTGTCATAACCGCAAGGTCATACTTCTTCTGCTCAATCAGATTTCCGGCCAGCGAATTCCCGATACCTGATCTAAGGTCAGTATTTTCAGAGACTGCGGGAGGAATTACAATGCATGCAAACGCAATTACGGCAATGATAATTAAAAGGGTCTTGACTTTCATTATATTACAGAACTGTCTGAACAATATGATATTTAAAAGTTTAGATCAATACTGATGTGCGTAACAAAGAAAGCATATTACAAGCACATCTGAAGAAATCAGGGAGAAATTAACGGCATTCGCTGAGGTAAGAAAAAGGATGTATTCAGCCACATACATTCAGCCACATACATTCAGCCACATACATTCAGCCACATACATTCAGCCACATACATTCAGCCACATACATTCAGCCACATACATTCAGCCACATACATTTAGCTACATACATTCAGCATGCTACCCCGGTTAATAAGACCGGATTTTGTCAAATATTAAATATCTCCCAACCGACTATTAGAATATCAATATGCACTCAGACACGGAAGGTATGACCGTACTTGAACTGCTGATCCTTACAGGCTTATTCCTGATATTTATCGGCCTATTCGGCAGTACAATATTCAGCGCATTTTTTGGTTCAGATGCGCAGATGACAGGTGGAATAGTATCAGAAAGTGTCAGGGATGAAACTACAGTCATCTATACTGAAGGCAGCATTTCCGGTTATGAAGATATATGCGGAACATTTGACGGAGTGGAACTCTATACAGAAAAACCCGACAGCAGAAAACTCGGAAGCATACTCCTGCCGGTTAAAACAACCATATCATCATACACAAAAAATCCTGTTGATGTCAGAAGTTTCACAGTTACGATATATTACAGTGCCAGCAGTGAAACTCTTCCCTATTCAGAGAAAAATCCGCTTGAAAAACCGTCATGGACAGTTGCAGAGAAATCAGGTTATATCCCTCTTCAGGATGCAGATGACGATTACCTGATCGAACCAAACGAAATATTTGATATACTGGTTTATCCCGGAAGTTCACTCTCTTCAGGAGCAAACTTCGGAGTTGAGATTTCATCAGGGACAGGAATGTCATTAAAAGAGAAACTGACAGTCCCCCCGCAGATAAATTCCCAAAAGGTGGTAATCTTAAAACCCTGAGAAGAATCAGTAAATTTTGCAACACAGTTTATCCACCGCATTGATCATTAACTGCCAGGAAAAGCCCCCGTAAAAAAAAGAAATTCTGACAGAAGAAGAGAGATTAAGGAAAAAGTACAATCATGTTATTTGAGAGAGAAGAGAAGACGGCCCTAATTATACTTTTCGCAGTAATTATCATACTCTTTTCAGCACATATTATTATCTCAGGTATTGACAAAGCTGAATTTGCGCAGACCTATTCAAACGAGTCAGAGAGGGGCAGTATGGTTATCTTAAACGGGGGGATAAACTCAATAGAAAGGACAAAATCCGGCGGGCATATAATCCTTGATGTCGCTGGTGTAAAAGTATTCATTCCGGGAGGGGAGGAATACAATCTCTCACTTCAGAGAGACGATATTGTTGAAATAATTGGAAATGTTGACCTTTACAACGGTGAGAGAGAGATAGTCGTGGATAGCAGGGACGGCATCAGAATCAGAGACGATAAAGGCTGAACAGTCACATATCCACCTGACAGCTCATATCTGTATCACCCCTGAAACTTCCGCCGCCCTGCTCAGGAAACCAAAAACCCGAAGAAATAAAATATTCAGATTAAATATTCTGAATAATAATTAAACACTGAAGAGATCGTCATCATCCCGGTCAAATATTGAGGATTTCTTAACCTTTTTCTCATGGACGGACTCTTCAGTATAACCTCTTTCAGACAAAGGAGAATTTTCAGCCTTATTTTCAGGCTCAGACATTTCAGTCTCTTCTGAGATGTAATCTCTGCTCTCATCTTCCAAAAATCCCTTTTCAGGACTTATATCCTCAAAGATTTCATCATCCCTCCGAATGAAATTTATCTCTTCCTTTACCTCTTTATGAGCGGACTTCTCCGGAATTTCAGGTAAATCCTCTCTCTTCAAAGGTTCATTTTCACTGTGTCTGACATTGTCATCCTCCCTCTGATTTGTATAGCCAAAACCTGTATAAAATGGGTCATCCTCGGGACTTTTTTTCTTCCTGCCTGGACCTGAAGTTGACACTGTGTGCACATCATCAGAGAAATCCCTGCCAGCCTCCACATTCTCCTCCTCAAAACTCCCTGATTTTCTCCTCTCTCCGGCAGATCTACCACCTGAGATCTCCTTTGAGCCAAAACCGTCAGAAAATATATCAGAAGATCTCTCTTTTGCGGATCTCTCTGAGTAATATCCTTTTTTCTCCTGTCTGGACTCACCAAAACCCGTATAAAACGGGTCTTCGGAGTTAATTCTTGAGCCTGAACTCTTCTTCACCTGAGGTTTGCCGGTATGCCCAAATCCTGTATCCATAGGGTCTTTACCTTCAGAATCATGTCTTTCCTTTGAGGATAACTTATTCTTATTTTTTCCCTCAACACCTGCCCCCTCAAGTCCGCCCGATATAAACTTCTCTCTTCTCATATACCTAACAACTATAGAATCCACATATAATAATAATGATGCGATTAAGGAAAACAAAGGGAAAATATAGCGTACACAGTTAAAAAAGACAATAATGCCACCGGTTAGGCAAATTGACAGATTAAAAGGATATTTTACAACAGTAAGATCAAACCCGACAAAATTCAGATGCTACATCAGCCTTTAAAAAAATTAAAACCGGGGTATTTATTTAAGCACACTCAGACACCTGTCACGGGTTCAAGCGCCCATACAGGAACATCCGGAGTGAGTCCAAGCACCCACGTAATCACAGTGAGCATAAAGAGTGCAACAACAAAAATTCCAATCATATTCAGTATCCATCCGGTTCTCATCATATCACGCATTGTCACATAACCTGAACCATAGGCAACAGCATTCGGAGGGGTTGCAACGGGCAGCATAAACGCCATTGAACATGCAAATGCCGCCGTAAGCATGAGATAGTAAGGATGAACACCCATACTTACTGAAGTGACCGCCATAATAGGCATCATAACCGACGCCATTGCAGTATTTGATGTAACCTCAGTCAGGAGTGAAACTATTATGCCAACAATCAGAATTGCAATTATTATATGCAGTCCGTGAAGGAATGTCATATGCTCCATAATTACACCTGCAAGCCCGCTCTTAATAAAGGCCTTTGAGAGGCATATACCACCGCCAAACAGAATAAGAATGCCCCAGGGAATTTTCTTTGCCCATTCCCAGTTCATCGTATATATTCCTTCTTCCCGGTCAACAGGCAGGAGGAAGAGCATTATTGCACCGGCTATAGCTATTGTGGAATCATCGACAAATGGAAGATATGTGCTTATACCCGGAATCACAATATCCCCGATATGCTTCTCAGTTCTCATAATCCAGGCAATGGCAGTGGAGACAAAGATGACAAGCGTCCATTTTTCACCTCTGCTCATCTCACCAAGACCCTTTAACTTATCCTGAATGACGTCTTTTCCGGACGAAATTTTATCCGGCATATTCCTATAAGGCCCATATACGAGCCACAGCCATGCCAGAGGCATAAGCACACATGTCATCGGAAGTGCAAACTTCATCCATGTAAAGAAATCAATAGAGGGTGAATCGGGGAATATTGCATCGAGCTGTGCGACAAATATACCGTTTGGAGGTGTTCCAATTATGGTTGCCAGACCACCTATGGTTGCAGCATATGCAATTGAGATCACGAGGCATTCTGAAAAATCACGCTGCGTCTCGCTCATCTCATCAAGGTTTAAATCAGATTTTGGTAATATGGTTGCAATAATTGCAATCGCAATCGGCACCATCATCATCGCAGTCGCAGTATTTGAGATCCACATTGATAAAAAACCGGTTGCGATCATAAAACCAAGAACAAGCATCCTGGGTGAACTGCCCACCTTACTTATTATATGCAGGGCAATCCGTTCGTGAAGACCCCATCTCTGCATTGACATCGCAATGATAAAACCACCCATAAAGAGAAAAATTATCTTGTCAGCATAAGGTGCACAGGCCTCAGCGGCGGTTAGAACACCAAGAAGAGGGAAAAGCACTATAGGAATAAGGGCAGTCGCCTGAATAGGTATTGCCTCAGTCACCCACCAGATCACCATGAGTGTTGTGGCAGCAGCGACATATTTCGCCAGTACAGGAAAGACAGCAGGGTCGACAGGAAATATAAGTATAAGAATAAAAACTATTATCCCGAGATACCGGCCCAATCTCTTTTTCATAACAGAGTGTTTTTAGCCTTATTTCTATTTTTAAGTTGCTCTTTTGAAATAGAGACTTATTAAACCACAAATCCAATATAAATTGATAAATAACCGTTAAATTCACTAAAACAAAAAATAAAGAGCTAAAATTTAAACAAAGCCCCAAATAGACCCTTAATCCGGATAAAAACGATAAAATATCTTTTTTAAAAAAAGTCATAGAGAGTCTAATAAAAATCGGGCATTCTCCCGACATTTACACGAACCAAAATATATAACCAGAAATATACCCACATATATACCGCAAACTGCCACAATATTATTTCATTTAAAAACTAAATTTATCCAGACAGCTCATGACCGGAGTGAACTTCAGCAGGTTATAACGAACATGAATTTTGAAGAAATCGTAAATATATCACAGGGCCCGCTTGCAATAATGAACCCTGTAGATCCAGAAAATATACTGAAATTGTGCGAACTTGCAGGCATATCAGAAGATTCCTCTGTAATTGACGCAGGGTGCGGGAATGGTACAGTAATTACATCAATATCAGCCGCATTCGGTGCCCGGTGCTCAGGCATAGATATCCGTGAGGAAGGATGTTTAAATGCTGTTTCAGCCGTTAAAGAAGCAGGTCTGGAAGAACTTATAAACATCTACTTTGCAGATGCATCGGAATACACACCCGAACCGGACGAGGATTATGACCTTGCAATATCCCTTGGCAGTTCACAGATCTGGGGCGGTATCGAAGAGACAGTCTCAGGGCTTAAAAATATCATCAAAAAAGACGGAAAAATAATAATCGGTGAGAGGTACTGGAGATGCAGCACTCTCTCTCCGGAATTCTCAAGAGAATGGCCGGAAATACTTACCGAGTACGAAATTCTTCAGATATGCAGAGAAAACGGATATGAAATACATGCTGTGATTCATTCAGCGGAGAGGGAATGGGACCGTTATGAATCAGCCATATGGGCCAACTGCCTGAAATGGCTTTCAGATAACCCCGGACATCCTCAGGCTGATGATGTAAAAAATTATTTCAGCAGAATCCAGGAGGAGTATTTTGCATATGCACGTGAATATATCGGTTGGGCCATGTACCTCCTGACTCCGTCAGAAAAATATCAATAATAAATATCAGGTGAAATTTTGAACCGGTACTCCTTTGTATCCCAGGTCAGTGAAGGACCAAAATCGCTGAAAACAGCAGCAGAGATCATAACCGAACTTAACGGTAATATAAACAGAATCCACTACGACCGGCATATTGATCCAAATACCGCTTTTTTTGAAGTTACATGCACCGAAGATGAATATGGACAGATTAGAATAAAACTATCTGAGATAGGTTACCTCAGGACATCGATAAAAAGCCCGCCTTATCTGTGTTTTGATGTAAAACTTCCGCACAGAAGCGGAGCGCTGCTCGAATTTCTGGAATATACCAATAGTGAGAGAGCGATGATTGGATCTATTGACTTTGATGACTCGGGGAGCATTCCTGACAGGGTAACTGTCAGCATGAATCTTGAGGATACAGAGAGGACAGAGATTCTCCTGAATAAACTTAAGGCCATATATCCGATTGAGATTCTTGATTATAATGATACAGGCGATGAACTGGACAGAACTGTCTTTTATGTCAGATTTGCACATAAAATCAGACAATATCTTACAGATGATTCAGACGAACTCCTGTTAGATTTTATTAAAGATATAAATCACAATGTCCAGGAGCTGAAAAAACACGGTGAAGATCCGGACAAAGTCTTTGAATATTATCTCAGATGTGGTGAGTATCTAAACTCAACCACAGGACCGGGATTTTATGCAGATGTACAGGAGATTGAGATCGACAGAGATGTCACCCTCTTCTGCTTCCAGCTTCCGGCAGGTGGCAGCATATTCCTCTTTGACACTCCGGAAGAGATTGTCATGATAGATACCGGTTACGGAATATATGCCGGAGATGTCAGGAAGATGTTTGAATATTATGGTCTGGACCTCCGGAATAAACTGAAATATATCATCACAACCCATGCTGATGCAGATCACTGCGGTGCAGGAGGTGCTTATGATGTGCCGGCATATATGCACCCTGCAACGATGAAAATAATTGAATGCGGCAACAGAGCATGGGGATCAAAGAATGAAGACTGGGTGCTTGAAAGAATCTACACTACGATGATTGCACTCTTCTCAGGATGGAACCCTCCTGAGAAGAAGAATATTGTACTATATCCGGAAGGTTCAGACAAAAAGAGATCTGTCTTTGATATTATTTCAGTTATTGAAATAGGCGGCATTAAATTTGAAGTTCTTGTGGGCAAAGGAGGGCATCAGTACGGCCAGCTGATAATATATTCAGATGAAAAAGGAATAATCTTCACCGCCGACACACTCATGAACTTCTCAAGTTTATCAGAAGAGAGAAAGAGATACAATTCAATTGCCGATTTCCTGATAACATCGGTCAATGTTGACAGTGACCTCGCAAAAATAGAGAGAAAGGCAATCTCTGAGATAGCCGCTGATTACTTCAAGAGAACAGATGAGAGATGCATCATATGCGGAGGTCACGGCGCAGTATCATATCCGGATGAAAACGGGAAACTGAAGATATACGGAGAAACAGAGCACTATACACATAATATATAGGTATGGGCATGATCCACCGTCAGCACAATCAAACACACACAGTAAAAAAGTCAGATAATATCCGGGGAGATAAACAATACTGCCAATTAGGATAATTACGGATAAAAAGCATTATATCCCCCTGATATAATGCCTTATCTCCTATGAAAAACTTATATTTTTCATCTATCGTCTGTGAGCCGTTGCTCATGAGTGACTTTTTTATTCTATATCTGAATAAATAGATTTAAATGCATTTATGGCAGATCTCCGCTCATTAATCATATTATCTACCTGAGCCATACCAGCCAGAAATTCCTCATCATATTCTCCGGAATCCTCTAAAGGAAAATGAATTTTAAATATCATATCCCTTAATTCCAGAATAACTCCATACTCCTTTAAATTCCTCATAAACAGGTCTATTTCCCGTTTTTCTACCCCGGATTTTTCAGCAGAGGTTCTTAATCCGGATGACTCCTTTTTTTTCCGGTCGGCAATATCAATAAGATCAATAAGTTCTATCGGTTTTACCGGTTTCATAACATAACCATCTATAAGAGTACCATAACTGATGATATCACCGGGTACAATTGATTTTGCGGTCATCATTATAACCGCAGTATCCAGGAA
The sequence above is a segment of the Methanoplanus limicola DSM 2279 genome. Coding sequences within it:
- a CDS encoding tetratricopeptide repeat protein; this translates as MKVKTLLIIIAVIAFACIVIPPAVSENTDLRSGIGNSLAGNLIEQKKYDLAVMTTDWVLEADSSNLEARELKVDALSGLEEYELASEMQKYIIADKGASTDKSDLYKLAELDLKSGNLAECVEAYEVIVSMYDLPSADAVTSGADGVSCSYYEKGSVLLKLQRYDEAIACYNSVIEANPSDSKAWIGLGDAYLFKSLYDQGQLKDMYKELGKIPSERDSSVKRMDISSFESHRKAVEAYQKAVEIDPLVYPAVAAKIMGSYEKTVSSYQDILENL
- a CDS encoding SLC13 family permease, with translation MKKRLGRYLGIIVFILILIFPVDPAVFPVLAKYVAAATTLMVIWWVTEAIPIQATALIPIVLFPLLGVLTAAEACAPYADKIIFLFMGGFIIAMSMQRWGLHERIALHIISKVGSSPRMLVLGFMIATGFLSMWISNTATAMMMVPIAIAIIATILPKSDLNLDEMSETQRDFSECLVISIAYAATIGGLATIIGTPPNGIFVAQLDAIFPDSPSIDFFTWMKFALPMTCVLMPLAWLWLVYGPYRNMPDKISSGKDVIQDKLKGLGEMSRGEKWTLVIFVSTAIAWIMRTEKHIGDIVIPGISTYLPFVDDSTIAIAGAIMLFLLPVDREEGIYTMNWEWAKKIPWGILILFGGGICLSKAFIKSGLAGVIMEHMTFLHGLHIIIAILIVGIIVSLLTEVTSNTAMASVMMPIMAVTSVSMGVHPYYLMLTAAFACSMAFMLPVATPPNAVAYGSGYVTMRDMMRTGWILNMIGIFVVALFMLTVITWVLGLTPDVPVWALEPVTGV
- a CDS encoding class I SAM-dependent methyltransferase — translated: MNFEEIVNISQGPLAIMNPVDPENILKLCELAGISEDSSVIDAGCGNGTVITSISAAFGARCSGIDIREEGCLNAVSAVKEAGLEELINIYFADASEYTPEPDEDYDLAISLGSSQIWGGIEETVSGLKNIIKKDGKIIIGERYWRCSTLSPEFSREWPEILTEYEILQICRENGYEIHAVIHSAEREWDRYESAIWANCLKWLSDNPGHPQADDVKNYFSRIQEEYFAYAREYIGWAMYLLTPSEKYQ
- a CDS encoding MBL fold metallo-hydrolase, which produces MNRYSFVSQVSEGPKSLKTAAEIITELNGNINRIHYDRHIDPNTAFFEVTCTEDEYGQIRIKLSEIGYLRTSIKSPPYLCFDVKLPHRSGALLEFLEYTNSERAMIGSIDFDDSGSIPDRVTVSMNLEDTERTEILLNKLKAIYPIEILDYNDTGDELDRTVFYVRFAHKIRQYLTDDSDELLLDFIKDINHNVQELKKHGEDPDKVFEYYLRCGEYLNSTTGPGFYADVQEIEIDRDVTLFCFQLPAGGSIFLFDTPEEIVMIDTGYGIYAGDVRKMFEYYGLDLRNKLKYIITTHADADHCGAGGAYDVPAYMHPATMKIIECGNRAWGSKNEDWVLERIYTTMIALFSGWNPPEKKNIVLYPEGSDKKRSVFDIISVIEIGGIKFEVLVGKGGHQYGQLIIYSDEKGIIFTADTLMNFSSLSEERKRYNSIADFLITSVNVDSDLAKIERKAISEIAADYFKRTDERCIICGGHGAVSYPDENGKLKIYGETEHYTHNI
- a CDS encoding response regulator, which translates into the protein MNNIIMVVDDTKVLANLYCNFLKKSGYGSVAAYSSRECLTLLEEIVPDLILLDIVMEPVDGWETLLKIREDERFLDTAVIMMTAKSIVPGDIISYGTLIDGYVMKPVKPIELIDLIDIADRKKKESSGLRTSAEKSGVEKREIDLFMRNLKEYGVILELRDMIFKIHFPLEDSGEYDEEFLAGMAQVDNMINERRSAINAFKSIYSDIE